The following nucleotide sequence is from Podospora bellae-mahoneyi strain CBS 112042 chromosome 1 map unlocalized CBS112042p_1, whole genome shotgun sequence.
AGAGTCTGACTTGGGCAAGGACCGGACGACGAAGAAGTCCATGCGCATAAGGGAGGACACGGCGAAGTACCTCCTCAATTTGGACTCTGACTCCGCGAAATACAACCCAAAAAAGCGCGCCTTGGTGGATGCCGGTGCGATAGCAGACAAGTCGGCCCAGGTCTTTGCGGAGGAGGCCTTTCTCCGCGCATCTGGCGAGGCGGCAGAGTTTGAGAAAGCTCAGAGGTATGCGTGGGAAGCGCAGGAATTGAAGGGCGATACTAGCTTGCACTTGCAGGCCAACCCAACTGCTGGTGCTTTTGCCCGAAAGAAGGAGACCGAGGAAAGGGAAGCtaagaggaggaagaaggcggaaTTGCTCGCCAGCCAGTACGGCGAGCAACCAGCTGTACCAGAGGCTCTCAAGGCGACCATCACAGAGTCAGAGACCTTTGTGGAGTATGACGAGGCCGGTCTCGTCAAGGGAGTGCCAAGAAAGGTTGGCAGAAGCAAGTACCCCGAGGATgtcttcatcaacaatcaCACCTCTGTCTGGGGCAGTTGGTGGTCAGACTTTCGATGGGGTTATGCTTGCTGCCACTCGTTTGTCAAGAACAGCTACTGCACAGGTGATACAGGAAGACAGATCGCCAACGAGGAATGGGATAAGTAAATGTAATATCTGTGCTGCAGAAATGTTAATGATACCCCTGTTTTGGATGGAGCTGGCTGTCTATCAAGGTTCATCTTCACATGCTACCAATCTCAAACTACAGAGCGCAGCTCATAGCATCAACAATATCACATGACAGCTAGACAAATCAGGTGGATTAAGCGCAGGTTCTTTCAGAAGAGCTGAGGCTCGATTGGTGACTCGCTGCCGAGTTGATGTACGGTAAATCTCGATGCATTGCACGCCGACTAACGCCTGTAAAGCAGCATGATGCAGAGGCCCCAAGTTCCTGCCCAGACCAGTTTTCGTAGCCCGTCCCGCAAAGTCCCAATCAAAATCCCTCTGGTATAAAAGATGCCTCAAATTtactcctcgtcctcctcggcgtcgccatcgccaccctcggcggccttggccttctttctCCGGACACGACCGGGGCGGCCACCAccgaagggggaggtgagagCGAAGTCAATGTGCTTCTGGGAGTCGAGACGGACGACGAAAGAAGGAACGTTGACGATCTGCTTGCCGACACGGATGTGGCGCTGGCGGATAAGGACACGAGCGTGGTGAATGGACTTGGCGAGGCCGAGCTTGTAGACGAGAGTCTGGAGGCGGCGCTCCAAGAAATCCTCAGCCTTGAGGGCCAGGACGTAATCGAGCTTCATGCGGGACTCATCGAGCACACCGACGCGGACGAGGCGGCGAATGAGGGCATTGCCTTCGAAGAGACGCTTGGGGTCCTTCTCGTCGAGGGTGAGAAGCTCACTGTAGGGAAACTGTTAGCACTTTCTGGCAAGTTGGAGTGATCAGAGCTGGGGGAAAAGCTTACCGGGCAGCACGACGAAtcttggagagggtgagcaGAACGCGCCACACCTCACGCTTGTTGCGGAGACCGTACTCGCCAACGAGCTTCAACTCGGAGTCCCTGAGAGTCCGAAGGTTAGTCCAAGATCACAATCGACATAAGCAGAGTCAAGCTCTAGCTCAGTGGCCGGTGATTGAGTTGCAGGCATGATTGGAGCTGGCGACGGCGAGGTTTCGCAAAATCTCGAGCTGCCAAACAGAGGCCGCAATCGATGAGGGAGAATCGATTCGATCAAACATACAAACGAGCGGCCTCGAAGGGACGGCGGGGGACCTTAGCGGTCTTGGAGTACGAGCGAGGGGCCATCTTTGTCGTTGAGGCTGTCAAAGGTCGATCGGTCGAGGGAAATTTCCAAACTCCAAACCCTTCCCTTGGAGTTGATAGAAAATTGAATGCCAGCCcggaggggtgggtttgtgGTTGGTCCGTGCGTATGGGTCCACCAGCGTGCCCTAACAATagctggttggttgggagCAGCCCGCAGCCTGCTTAGTCACCCGTGTGCAAATCCCGACCTCAGATTTGCGTTCACACAAAATTCCCAAATTCGCCAGCCAgcgacaacaccatctcgACAGATCTCGACCCACGACGACAACCCCATAATCAATCAAAATGGGTCACCCTGCTGGTCTCCGTGCTGGTACGAGATACGCCTTCTCCCGGAACTTCCGGGAGAAGGGTATGATCAGACTGTCGACATACCTTAAGCAGTACAAGTATGTTGGAGGACCGATTTTGCGACCCTTGGGACTTTGGTGCTAACGGATTGCAGGGTTGGCGATATCGTCGACATTAAGGTCAACGGTGCCGTCCAGAAGGGGTAAGCAAATATCCCGATTTTCCTATCCACGATTTCCGATTGCGCAGGGGAGCACGAGGCGGGGAAACTACATCGCCAATTTTCAAAGTTTCGGGGGGAAGATGGCAGCGTGATGGACACATCAGACGAGGCTGTGTGCAGAATTAGGGACTGACTTTGCGCAAACAGTATGGCCCACAAGGTCTACCACGGCAAGACTGGCGTCATCTACAACGTCACCAAGTCCGCcgtcggcatcatcatctacaagaaggtcaagcaCCGCTACATCGAGAAGCGCCTCAACGTCCGTATCGAGCACATCCAgccctcccgctcccgcgAGGGTTTCCTTCGCCGCGTGAAGGAGAAcgccgagctcaagaagaaggccaaggccgagggcAAGCCCGTTCAGCTCAAGAGACAACCCGCCCTTCCCCGCGAGGCGCGGACCATCTCcatcaaggagaacaagCCCGAGACTGTCGCCCCTGTCGCCTACGAGACCACGATCTAAGGTGTTGCTGGAAGGCGGATGAGGTGGTGTTCTTTATGGGTTGCTTATTTCTCACTGCATGGGGTTCATTGCGTACGGCACGGAAAGATGCCCGGCATGGATTTGGTCTGGGATGCGGGAGTGCTGATAGGAAACAAAATACCAATGGCATGACCAACAAAGAGCGACTCGAAACGCATTGTTCATCCGGCGTGGCTTGCTTGTGAAGACCAGGTCTGGACCGGCGAGTCCAACCTCCGCGATGCTGGTCACTCGCTGAAATGCAGACGCCCGAGGCTCGCTCTAGCCCAAGGGATTACGGCACACGTGGCAAGAAATAGAGCAAATCCAACAAGAACATCCACTCATAATTGTGACAAGCTCCCTCCATTTATGACAGCTTTTTCTGTCTCATGCTCCATTGCAGTTTATCCCTGCGAACTGTGAAATGGTCTGCTTCCTGTAAAAGCATGAGATAGACAAGGAACACATAATTTGTCCCTCATGTCGTATTCTGAGTATTATACACACCTGACATATCTAAGTAGTCAGACAGAAGAATTGGCCAACGCGGTTCATTGACATACATCAATCAAGTACACACGGCAAGGTTCCTTGTATTCCTCTGGGCCAAGCAATCCTGTGCCACCATGAAAAAGGTGAAACCTATTCGGAGCTAACAAAATGTCTCCGAAGGCTGCCCCATGTATTTCGAGGGCCTTTTTGAGCCCCTGCTCATTTTCTCTATATGAGTTATAGCTTTCTGAGGGCATATCAGTCCATCAGCTGAAGCAAGAGAATAAGGGTGGgcaacaccagcaacaaccgtCTGCTTCTCGAATAGCTCATAATATGTGGGCACATAGTCACTCGCCGTCAAGAGAATGGGGCGGAATTCTGGAGACGTTGGCCTTGTCAGAGGGCCTTCTTGTAATGTGAgagaggggtgggtttgaaGACTCCGAGATGAACTGTGTAACATGgacttgaggatggcgacgCTCAGTCCAATGCCAACACAGAAACGCCTCTTTGTGAGAGGTATTTCTGGGCACTCTTTCGCTTAGCGGAATATATTTCGGGAGAAGGATCAAAGACAGTGGATTATATGGGAAGTTTGAAAAAGTTGTTGAGCTTCAAGAGCCCAAGGAACATGGACCGTGAAGGTAAGTGGGGTCTTGGAGTGGACTGGCACGCTAGTTGGGCTGGCCAATGGTGTCCGGGCGTGGGGCAACAAGGCTGGGAGTGGCTGACCACCTGACGCAATGAGTCGCTGAGCTTGCCCACCACAGCTGCCCGTTCCCACTGTGTCGGTTTGCCAGGCTGGCCGCCATCAGTGGACGTTCGTGGTTGGTCCGTCCGAAGCTATTGACAGGACAACCTGGAACATTTCGCCCTCAAACAGCCGCGCCTCCGAAAGGCAAAGCAAAAGCCAGACAAGCTCCAAACCAGTCACAAGGTTCTCGCGAGGATCGATGCGCTCACCAGACACTCTCGGTCCAAGCAGGTAGCAGGGCTGTCTGCTCTCGCAAACGCTTCTGCACTTCAAGATCAtcacccctctcctcccggTCCCGCCGGAAGTCTCTCGATAACATAGTTGCCAACACTCGGTTACTATGGGCTGGACGGCCTTCTGGCTGGCCTACCTTCTCGGAGGCATTACCTTTCTGCCCTTGGTcgccgccatcttcttcgcccacGCCTACCTGACACTGCCCTACCACGAAGATGCCGATAACGCCTTTCCAAACGCGGACGATCTGGTCCAGCCAGCGGATGATGTAGATGCACTCAAAGCGGCgcagaaggacaaggaggaaGCCAAATCACGAACAATTCATCATGACACCGATGTGGCTGCCGGCTACTTTGCCGTCTGTCGTGAATACACGCCAATGGGAATCAACGCAAAGCCGATAGAGAGATCAACACCGGTGGGATCAGCTACGGTGGCTGCTCCAAGTCCAAGCGTCTACCAAACCATGTATCGCAGCATATTTGACCGGAAAGGCACATCGAGCCCGCTGGACAACAAGAACGGCGCCAGTCAGCGACCAAAAAAAGCTGGGAATGTTTTCTATGTTGTACTAAGGTCCGTTCGTCGTACACCCCACCTGCCAGCATGCGTTTCCAAAGGCCCTGTCTAACCTATCTTCCAGACACGGCCACCTCATGCTttttgacgatgatgaaCAACTCGAAGTGCGCCATGTAGTATCCTTGGCCCACCATGACATTAGCATATAttcgggcgaggaggtcacGCCGGAAGGCGAGCTATGGATCAAACGCAATGCGATTTGCCTCTCGCGCCGTGCAGATGGGCCAGAGTTGGGCCCAGATAGCCAGGTGTCCAAGCCCTTCTACTTGTTCTCAGAGAACTGCTCTGCTAAGGAAGATTTCTACTTTGCCCTCCTGAGAAACCAGGAGCTTTCCTTTCCCACCGAGCACAGAGCGCCGACTCCGATCCAGTTTGAAGTTAAGAACATCATATCGCTGGTCCAGAAGCTGCATTCGTCCGAAGAACATATGCAAACAAGGTGGCTCAATGCCATGATCGGGAGGATATTTCTCGGCATCTACAAGACCAAGGACATTGAAAATCTCATAAGGGAGAAGCTTACGAAGAAGATATCTCGGGTCAAACGGCCGGCTTTCTTATCCAACATTGAAATCAAGGCTATTGATACCGGCGACTCGGCACCATACATTACCAACCCTCGCCTCAAAGACCTCACCGTTGAAGGAGAGTGCGGTGTTGAGGCAGACATGCGCTACACCGGCAATTTCCGGCTCGAGGTTGCTGCAACTGCCCGCATCGACTTGGGTGCTCGTTTCAAGGCACGAGAGGTCAACATGGTTCTCGCGGTTGTTGTTCGAAAGTTGGAAGGACATATTCACCTGAAAATCAAGCCCCCACCGAGCAATCGGTTGTGGTTTTCTTTTCAGCAGGCAccgaagatggagatgaccATCGAGCCTATCGTCAGCTCCCGCCAAATCACGTACAATGTTATTCTTCGTCAGATCGAGAGTCGTATCAAAGAGGTCATTGCCGAAACGCTGGTTTTGCCTTTCTGGGACGACACCCCGTTTTTCAACACCGAACACAAGAAGTGGAGAGGCGGTATATTTCATGACGACAGAATCAAGTCAACGATGGATCTTGAGACCGCGGCGGCTCAGGACGGGGAACTGGATGAAGTTGACCGTTTGGAGGAAACTCAAGGGGCCCCGGAAACCGAGTTGCCACAGATGGAGAAGAGCCATAGCGTGCCAGTGCTCGAAAAGAAGACATCTATTGGCCTTTTTGGAAGGAAAATGAAGAGCAAGACTGATCTAAGAGGGTCAGGTGGGGGCTCTACCTCAAGTTTGGATCTGAAGGCCGACCCCAGAACTTCCGTGGTCAGCTTTGAGTCAAAGAGGTCAGATGCAAATTCATCCTCACTAAGCCTAGACTCTCGAAGGGAGGTCAAGAGTGatctttcttcctcgccacctCCTGTGCTCTCAGTACCCTTCGCTcaaccagcaacacccaCTGTCGGAACTGACCCCATCAACGCTGATCTCTTCAAGCCCTCGTCATCTCCGCCTAATGGATGCCCGGCCATATCGGCAATGGCGAACCTTTCTGCTCAAGCgcaacctccatcaccagcccTGACGCCAGTCACGAATGCTCATACTACATCGAGCTCGTCAGTTTCTTCGAGAGATGCCACAGACACCGAAAAGGATCTGGACAAAACACCCCAAGGTCGACGCAATACAGCATCCTCGTCCGgcagccatgatgatgatagagCTAGATCAAGGTCGCCTTCCGCTTCCACCAAAGGATCGGTGAAGAGCCAGACGGGATCCATCGCCCGGGGCTTCTTCAACCGCCGTGACACTGGGTCTTCGGCTTCCGACACGGCCAGTCTCGCCGATACAAAGAAAGGGGCCGCGCTGGCTGCGGTTACAAATGTCGCAGCATCTGCCAAAAGATGGGGACTGAATGCCTTTCAGAGACGTCTCACTGATGCAGGTTCTGCCACAGACGGTGCACCACCACACCTAGACCTCAACCAGCCGATGGGCCGTGGCCAACCCCTACCTCCCCCGGGAACGCCTCTCCCGATGCCCGACAAGAGTATTCCTGTTTCGCCTATTCCAGTACCAAAAAGGAAGCCgattcctccaccttcaaTTTCATCACAATCTGAAGACTCCTCGAGCCACAAGGTCGAGCGCCACCCagttccaccaccaccgcttcccAAGCGGCGGCAGTATCAGAGCGACTCAGTGGTGGACGACGGACACAACATGCTGGTTGTAGCCGCCCCCGCCGATTCCGAACCCACTACGCCGCTCAGTGGCTCACATAGTCCGTCATGGATCGAAGACGGCAAAGCTCATGGCGACAGCTCGGCCAAGTCATCTAGCGATATGCCAGTCATCAAACTCAACGGCGAAAACTCTGGGTCGTCTCCTGAAGCTGCACCTATAGacaaaacccaacccagGCGCGAAGGCAGAAAGGGCGGTGGCTCCAccaagctggtggtggatgatgacaatgatgACTACTCCGCATGGATGGAGGATCCGTTACCAGACGATGATCTTGACTCCGCAGTCGAGCCATCAACAGCATAAGTGAGAATATTGGTTTTCATAATAGGGTTTAGGGTTTCATTCTTCTCTGGTTCTTTTGTTCTTGCGAAGGCGCAATAGCAGACGTTTGCATGCTCTGCAGGATTGGCTGGATACATGCGGATATACCATTATGCCTGGTAGACACGGGTTGATTCGCTGTCACATTGGGAATGGTGTACGGCGTTCTTGATTTTTCTTTGGGTCAAACATGTGAATTCACAACAGGAATGAAATACATCATCTTTCAACACTTGTGTGTCCCGAGTGCTACGACCAGGTATGTCCCCTTCCGCATCACGCAATCTTCCCTCAATCTCGACGTGCGTCTTGACTTGCAGTATGATGGGGACGGGAGGCTATGGTAATATCCTTGTACTGGAGTTTTGGGTTTGCTCTACCCGGTCACTGGGATCGATGTTATTTATCTTGATCTATGGCATGCATGCTGTGGCAGACGGTCAAGATTGTTGTGGAGGCGATCGGACAAGATTTGCTACGGAAACTGACGAACACCTTCTTTGTACACGCCTTGCTCTATCCTCGACTAACAGTCTTTAGGGCATTTACCACGCTCAAACGAGCTACGGATACTCTCCTGGAAAGAAGACGATGGAGGCACTTATTTGATCAGACAACTCCGCACCGTGGTCGTCAAGGGACACCCACAGCAGAAGCACAATGTCACAACTGCACTATGATCGAATACTCAGCTTTGGCCAGTTGCCCACGGCCTAGCATCGAGCTGCTCCTCGATCTGCATTTCGTTCTGGCCAGTACCAGTTCGTGCCAAAGTCTTTTGTGTGCTCGGGTTTCTACGCAAATGACACTCGCGTGTGTGTTCTCAGCAACTGGTTACGAGTTGCCATATCAGTTTGCTGGGCGGATATAGCACGGAAGAGCAGACGGGACAAGGGCCCGGCACCGATATTTGCTCTTATTTATTTCCGccccttttacccctgacAATCACCATGATCAGCTCTTGCTTCCGCATAGACTATTTTTGTCGGCGTTCCTCGGCTCGACTGATGCTCTCTTTTTTCAAGATTGATAAAGTGGTTTTCGAGACCCACTCACACATCAAACGGTCGCGCATGAGTTCAGCATATAAACCCTCTCGGCCTTGGCCAACAAGATCGAGAGGGTCCCCACAGCTCAGGCTAAAAAGGAGGCTCAAGGCTGATATCATATAACTCACACAGTTAAATCATGCCGCTCTATCCTGATTTTTCCTATTCACTGCCAACTGTACCCACATAAACAAGGATCGACAGCCTGGGTGATTGAACATATTGCGATGTGGGTCGACTGCACATCGACAGACTCAGCACATCGCTTTACAGGCATACCCGAGCAAGCGCGTCTGTCACGAGGGAGGGATTTATATGAGCCAAGGAGAGACCTCGATTTCTTTTGGGCGTCACATAGCGTGCGTCTAGAGGGACTGGGAAAGTAGACGAACTGGGACAGTGACGCTGAATGCTTCACCGGGAAGGAGCCGAAAGGCGTGAAGCTTTCCATTTGGATGGATATAGGCGCCCCCCTGGTTATTAGTCGATACTCGACCTTTACATCACTACACTTCTACGGGGTCATATACCTACGATACATCTTCACAGCCCGGTAACTCGCACATTCAACCCGAGACCCGAGATGACCGCCGCCAAACCCCGCAATCCCATGATCGA
It contains:
- the SLU7 gene encoding mRNA splicing protein (EggNog:ENOG503NWMQ; COG:A; BUSCO:EOG09262NNS), encoding MPPPNRPEQQPPTTGANAAPTGSSDNHHAAGVARKEDNIYIPSYISKQPFYVSGLDDQDDSLQHQRRATAKDHEEAAQRALLDSKGRKAAPARTKWVKGSCENCGAMGHKKKDCLEKPRKVGAKFTGKDIQADDRNLKDVKLGYEAKRDVWAGYDPKQYKEVLDEYNMIEEARRKLVAETSNGEDKKSSEEENGGEDAYEKGFKYAEESDLGKDRTTKKSMRIREDTAKYLLNLDSDSAKYNPKKRALVDAGAIADKSAQVFAEEAFLRASGEAAEFEKAQRYAWEAQELKGDTSLHLQANPTAGAFARKKETEEREAKRRKKAELLASQYGEQPAVPEALKATITESETFVEYDEAGLVKGVPRKVGRSKYPEDVFINNHTSVWGSWWSDFRWGYACCHSFVKNSYCTGDTGRQIANEEWDK
- the RPS9B gene encoding ribosomal 40S subunit protein S9B (COG:J; EggNog:ENOG503NU1W) yields the protein MAPRSYSKTAKVPRRPFEAARLDSELKLVGEYGLRNKREVWRVLLTLSKIRRAARELLTLDEKDPKRLFEGNALIRRLVRVGVLDESRMKLDYVLALKAEDFLERRLQTLVYKLGLAKSIHHARVLIRQRHIRVGKQIVNVPSFVVRLDSQKHIDFALTSPFGGGRPGRVRRKKAKAAEGGDGDAEEDEE
- the RPL21A gene encoding 60S ribosomal protein L21A (EggNog:ENOG503P285; COG:J), which produces MGHPAGLRAGTRYAFSRNFREKGMIRLSTYLKQYKVGDIVDIKVNGAVQKGMAHKVYHGKTGVIYNVTKSAVGIIIYKKVKHRYIEKRLNVRIEHIQPSRSREGFLRRVKENAELKKKAKAEGKPVQLKRQPALPREARTISIKENKPETVAPVAYETTI
- a CDS encoding uncharacterized protein (EggNog:ENOG503NVSI; COG:S), producing the protein MGWTAFWLAYLLGGITFLPLVAAIFFAHAYLTLPYHEDADNAFPNADDLVQPADDVDALKAAQKDKEEAKSRTIHHDTDVAAGYFAVCREYTPMGINAKPIERSTPVGSATVAAPSPSVYQTMYRSIFDRKGTSSPLDNKNGASQRPKKAGNVFYVVLRHGHLMLFDDDEQLEVRHVVSLAHHDISIYSGEEVTPEGELWIKRNAICLSRRADGPELGPDSQVSKPFYLFSENCSAKEDFYFALLRNQELSFPTEHRAPTPIQFEVKNIISLVQKLHSSEEHMQTRWLNAMIGRIFLGIYKTKDIENLIREKLTKKISRVKRPAFLSNIEIKAIDTGDSAPYITNPRLKDLTVEGECGVEADMRYTGNFRLEVAATARIDLGARFKAREVNMVLAVVVRKLEGHIHLKIKPPPSNRLWFSFQQAPKMEMTIEPIVSSRQITYNVILRQIESRIKEVIAETLVLPFWDDTPFFNTEHKKWRGGIFHDDRIKSTMDLETAAAQDGELDEVDRLEETQGAPETELPQMEKSHSVPVLEKKTSIGLFGRKMKSKTDLRGSGGGSTSSLDLKADPRTSVVSFESKRSDANSSSLSLDSRREVKSDLSSSPPPVLSVPFAQPATPTVGTDPINADLFKPSSSPPNGCPAISAMANLSAQAQPPSPALTPVTNAHTTSSSSVSSRDATDTEKDLDKTPQGRRNTASSSGSHDDDRARSRSPSASTKGSVKSQTGSIARGFFNRRDTGSSASDTASLADTKKGAALAAVTNVAASAKRWGLNAFQRRLTDAGSATDGAPPHLDLNQPMGRGQPLPPPGTPLPMPDKSIPVSPIPVPKRKPIPPPSISSQSEDSSSHKVERHPVPPPPLPKRRQYQSDSVVDDGHNMLVVAAPADSEPTTPLSGSHSPSWIEDGKAHGDSSAKSSSDMPVIKLNGENSGSSPEAAPIDKTQPRREGRKGGGSTKLVVDDDNDDYSAWMEDPLPDDDLDSAVEPSTA